The Rhopalosiphum maidis isolate BTI-1 chromosome 2, ASM367621v3, whole genome shotgun sequence genome segment ATGAGTTATCCTAtagaaatatgataatttaaaatgtaattttgtatcaattataaacCACAAATACGTATCGTGTAGTTCGTAACTAAGtccacaataatatacataatactcgAGCAATGCTTtgtcttaaaatattgatttgaatattaaaagtatgctTTATTTCAatcaaagaataaattaaaaagtaaaaaaaagttgttttaataaattataatacaatgaccacgtataaaaaaaagttataataaattaatactatgtaGAATGAATGACCAATTTGCAGGGTGCATTCTTATCCACTTACAAAGACTAAAACCACGACGAGcgacttatatatatattaatatagatagtaGATATGCTAGGATTACACTACTCTGTAAGTTGTAAAGTATTTAGGATTTTACAGGCTACCATGGACATCTTAGACAAGCGTGTTACCTCTCCCACCCCCTTATAAGTGTGTTAGAAATtacgaatattaaattatctcttGCGTCATCGcgtgtttataaaaacattttgaacatttttttaatggaaaaatGTTGTTGTAAAGGCATAATTTGTTTAGGGCATTTAAATCCGggctcaaataattataaacggaTATTACTCCTATTACAGATAGTGCATCGTATGCGAAATCAGTTTCTTCGCCATATTCATCTTCTGGTATATAttcatgtgtattattatgttcatccTCGACATCAGAATAACTTCCTTTGttcatgttatatttatttttaaatattatttttaatctaacgGAAATATTAGACTTCTATGGaactatatacacataatataatacacaaatttaGATTCAACGATATAATTTTGCTAGGTAActgtaatatttgaaattaaaagctTCTATTATTCGaaagtatcataataatatgtaatatcgatatatttttttggcatCCATGTATCATCGTCATTACGTCATCGTATATTATGCTTTCTTATTGAAATCGCTTAATACATtgttaatgattaaatatacaaaataaataatatttttctagatGTTAAGTGGATAAATATTAAGGGGAGATGTTAGTTAAGTACAAATATGTGATGGTTTGGTGATACTTGAGTTCCGTGAAGATGGAAcggtatacaattaaatagacccagtttcaattttattgtcCATATGTTATAACACGCAGTTTCATATTCTGCCCGATCAATTACAACTTGCACCAAGCCTagtagtagtatattatatttttgatcttacaaattatcatttaaataatatcaggtGGCAATGATCCGTCGATTGTGGTATAAGCTTTACTATAGTGTGAGTAGAACCTTCGTTCTCCAAAaattccatttaaaaaaaaatccattttcTACCACAAATAAAGAGGTAAGTTTCTATTttcttccaaaaaaaaaaaaaaaaaaaaaatatcttatttcatataggtaataatatattattgtttatttataagtagtaatttttgatatggaaatataatttatgagtcTTTCAGACGGGCAATCACTACTGTCTATAGGTGCTATGTGTATGGTTAAATAATGACCGAAGatgtatatgtaaattaaaaatgtatatatacaagcCGTTTATAAGTTACAACATTAAGATAACTGTAAGCcgaagtaaaaatgtatcaaatgaTAAACCGGAATAATACTCAGAAGTAAACAAACTAAACATTTacgtttaatttaacattcataaaacataacatttttgtccccattgtaaatatacaaaattgactgatgtatgaatttattaaaaaacgaatGTGTTCACCATCAACTTAATGCAACgtttcaactatttttattttgatgaattGTAAAACACGTGATTATTTACCTTAAAAATGTGGCGGTTACTTCATTATTACCAATACAataatgcttatataatattaaattattacgacttcataaatgtatagatCAGAGTTTAATctcagtaataatataaaaacaaatgaattaTGTTacctaaatcaaataataatacatgaacacattataacatgtaaaaaatgtatagatattaaatgaaaaaataaaataaaattgaaatagtgtaatacacttatacaaaaattaaattgttatagtacctataataaaagaattgcGCAcacttgtaataatattatggtaaatagTATGtggttaaaataatgatacaaaaaGTTAGCAACAACATGggattaaatcaaatttgtaGTAGTAGGTTGAAAGACCCTGTAcgacaattttcaaaatgttattttgacGTAATGATTTAACAAACGCAAGGAACCTTAGCAAGGACTGGTGGTAGGTTGCATGGACCGGGTGGTGGGTAGCACGGTGCTGGGCATGGGCACGGCGACGGAATCAAAAACATTGAGGTAGACCGACTGGAGTTTGGTATACGATATCAGGTTTTTGGACATATAGACCGGGATTGAAGAACACTTTTGGCAATGGCGCGGGTGGTAACACGACAGGTGGAGTCGGTAATGGCGGTGGTAACGCgaagaatattttgtttggatCTGGAGCTGGTGCACGCGTGATGGACTGTTCCTTGATTACGTTTCCGTCGTTAATGACAATAGGCCCGGGTGCCGCTCCTGGAAGTATGATGGGTGCGGGAGCTGGACATTGAGCCAGTTTAACAATCAGATTAGCGGCTGGACCGGCGGGAACAACGATTGGCGCTGACTTTCCAGCTACTGACGGCAATTGGACTATCAATGGACCTGGTGCTGGTCCTGGAGCTATGACCTGAGGTGCAGGTGCGGGGACTGTCAGGGTTGTAGCTACAGTTGGGGCGGGTGCACAGGCTGGTAGGGCAGGCGGTGGAACAGGGAGTGTGGCAAGGGGTGAAAAAGGTGCCGCTGCTTTAAGAGTGGCTAATAAAGCGGCTAGAGCCGCTGGACTAATGGGCGGTGATGGTATACATGGTGGCAGAGGTGCGGCTGGAAGACATGGGGGTGGTAAAACTGGTGGTGGAAGGCACGGTGGTGGTAGAGCTGGGGCAGGAAGACATGGGGGTGGTAGAGCTGGAGCTGGAAGGCACGGGGCTGGAAGACAGGGAGGCGGTGGTGGTGGTAAGCAAGAAAGAGGGAGTGGTAATGGTGGTAGTGGTGAACATGGTGGTGGAAGGAAGTATGGTGGGGGTGGGGGTGGTAAGAAAGGGAGTGGAAGTGGTAATGGTGGTAGTGGTAAACACGGGGGTGGTGATGGAGGTAAGAATGGAAGAGAGAGTGGGAGTGAGAATGGTGGTGGAGGTGATGGGCAAGGGAGTGGTAGTGCTGGTGGATAACCAGATTGGCCTAGTCCATAATATTGTGATGGAAATCCATCACAAGGTGTTGCTTGTgccttttaataaaaaaatgtatttaattcgtcggtttgatattttatattatcattatttcttACCTTAGCAAAACAAGTCAGCACTAAGGCCGTTATGATTCTTaaagtattcatttttcaattaatgattgaatgaatataatacgaaataaaacattcaatttgTTTGAGTTTTATACTGAAGCCAttcgtatttgtttttaatatgttcaCGTTTTTCTAATCTGACTACGGAAATGCAACCAAAcacgtatttattaaaaaccttaatattgtacatttattaattgatataatgtttatatcaatatttaatcatgCTTTTTATCTGTAAAAATGAATCGAGcaattttcgttttaatatttatctatataaattgtttggtCAACTGTATGTGCATCTAAAAGTTGcgctaatattattctaattgtttttaattctaaCATTATTgagtttatcataaaataataagaattatatgaattacaaAGTAATACATATGCgtgtaaaatcatattatgtattatattattatcatatattatgaaataacctACATGGATTTGGAAAAACTGCTTAACggtgaaaattgtatatatattcaaacattttttcataatcaatCCCAAATAGATCTAATGTATGGAGATAACAATAGactattaattgatttatttcaaatgtacAGGTACGCTTAACCACGTATTGTTTCtgagttttactttttttattgagaTCACTATAGATATTCAAActgttattactaatttaatatgttgctTATTAGacgatgaatatttaaaaagtcgtTAGTTGCATAGATGATGTGATCGAACAacaaagcatttaaaaaaatatttataagtggtGTTAATGTGAAAATACTAGgcatttgaatttgaataaatattaaagcatataaatattattttagataatattgattaatcaaTAAGAGTATTTGATCATGaagtaaaatttgattatgaGCTGAACATCAATGAACACATCAATTATATCAGAAATAAAGCTTCtgcaaaatttgtatttttaaaacctgcctacttgttattttaaaaatgaatctcGTTCTCATTTTGATTATACAATACTTACCTACGTGgcaccatattttataattgacatAAAATCTGAAcaaaatccaaaataattttacaagatttgtatgttttcaatgttgtactattaatttttttacttaaattctCTATTGTAACTCCTTTGCCACACCACAAACAATGCTTATtagagattaaaataataaaataagtagttttcttttaagttttaactaactaaaacaaataattttgttttggtttcataaataaaaaaaaaattaaaaaataagttccaCATTCACTCAAAATAACGAAACAATctagtttttaattcaaacactagaacaataatttacaaaatattaaatggtatGAAAGAATTTCCTGaaatactacaaaatatatgtcttaaaataaatcaaataaattgtcaaccctatttatataaaaaataccaaatcaaagtatatacctactaatatacttattgGCCTCAAATTTCTTAATGCATATGCAGGTCATTATAAGgacaaagtatttattattaaattattttaataaatctttaaaagattttgtgctatatattttaagaatgatataataaacgcttaacctaacctatggaatattttacttgttatcattaattataatcaataatttgtttttacggtacatattatattatttatttattagtttacacGGCGTAtgcctaattaaaaaaaatattttttttcatttttccgttaacaaatttgtttaacaaaaaaatgtatgtaagtaATTGGAatctatttcataaaaaaattaaaatattttagatgtttaatatgtttagtGAAGAAGATatcaattgtttaataaatataatatttaaatgaaaaacaatttcaaaatgaCATTTGggaataaattaacttatcattcaataatttttattaaattatattcaaaaaatatggtTTCAAATGTTTAAGTTTAAAGCCAATTCGAATCAATTTGTCTATGTAGGTAGCTGGTAAGTATACAAACACATGACATATAACactgtgtatagtatattttttttttttgtaattttgtcttttttttaaaaaaaaacaaatcaacatttaacttaaacataattaatgcacagtattttattattattattacagtaggtatatttgtattcaacGCGTTTGGTATTTAGTGTAAGATTATGATTAATGGGTACCAAAATATTTGGATAAATTACAAGCaactatgtgtataatattaaataaataataatttgttatgaatAACCTCGAGTTGAGTGTTCATTACTTAATCTAAATGTACTCGGTTGAAAGATAtctcaacaaaaaaatatgatattattatttatttaatttttatttatttataatatgtatttatgttttcattcaaactttatatatatattttatttttataactttttatcagtaaattcaatattgttatgttaatttatgaattttaaaatttaagttgaaTATTCAGTGATTACCTAGAAGCAGAATCTATATCTAATAGTGTAAACACCTATCTTTGGTGATatgtatgcataaaaaaaagattaatgaAATCAGTGAGAAAAAATGAGAATAAATAAACGTGAACatttgaataacaaaatatataagattttGGTATAAAAGCTACGCTGCACTGctaatttagatatattattcaacagtTCTTCAAACAATTACATACAAAATGAAGACTTTTAGAATTGTATTTGCTTTGGCATTGGCCTGTTTGGCTAAGgtaagaattattttacaatcctAACATACctgaatattatctaataataattttatcatcaaGGTTGAAGCAGGTCCTTGTGGCACATGTGGAGGATATCCATTCCTTCCAGATCCTTATCTAAACTTTGGTTTGGCACCACCCCCACTTCCACTTCCTCTTCCACCACCGTGTTTACCACTACCACCACTTCCTCTTCCACCACCGTGTTTACCACTACCACCACTTCCTCTTCCACTTCCACTTCCTCTTCCACCACCATGTTTACCACTACCACCACTTCCTCTTCCACTCCCTTGCTTACCACCACCATGTTTACCACTACCACCACTTCCACTCCCACTTCCTCTTCCACCACCGTGTTTACCACTACCACCACTTCCTCTCCCACTCCCTTGcttaccaccaccaccaccaccatgcTTCCTTCCACCCCCATGTTTACCACTACCACCCCTCCCACTCCCACTTCCACTTCCTCTTCCACCACCATGTTTACCACTACCACCACTTCCTCTTCCACTCCCTTGCTTACCACCACCACCCCCATGCTTCCTCCCACCACCATGTTTACCACTACCACCACTTCCACTCCCACTTCCACTCCCTTGcttaccaccaccaccaccaccatgtTTCCTTCCACCACCACCTCCAGCCTTCTTACCACCACCTTGTTTACCACTTCCACCACTTCCACTTTCTTATCCACCACCTCCTTGTGTTCTACCTCCTTGTGTTCCACCTCCAGCGTTGATTCCAGTACCTCTAGCACCTCTGCCTTGTTTCTCTATTCCACCATTATGTCCACCTTGTCCACCATTATGTCCACCTTGCCTACCACCTCCTTGCTACTGTTAATACGGATTTTTCCACATTGTTGATATCGGTAATATTGTTAGTAATCaatacagttatttaaaatgttttcacttTCTAAAAAATgcacaatatacattaaaaatgttatagtctgaaacaattatatatttatatatcagttaataaaaataaatatttcatctcatatattttatctttgtaaattattcattaatatcttaccaataatttatgatattaaattgaaaaatttttttcaatgtcaATTACCTTATCGTATTACATaagaaattgtataaaatgttttaagtccttagagttttaaatatgttagtatttaactttaatgttACAAAACCAGGGAAATCACTGCAGTATTAAAATCCCTAAgtatagaaaatgataattaatatgacaATGAAATGCCATAagtttctataatatagaaacaaaatatcaaatatcgttttataataaattatttttttacgtgttTAGATTTctaacatcatattttaactccaaattttaaaaacaaataactgtgatatgattttcaactttttaaaaaaagttacaagaaaatttaaaacctcgtattaaattataataaatattaaaaatattataaatttttacctaccaaattatttgcaaattctcgttatttaaaaaatttcataatactaaACTTACCtaaacgcttataaaaaaaaaaagaaactgaCACCATGTTGGtttgatatttgtatataaacaatttattacgaAAAACATTGTACTTAATACCCATGTTGTAAAACTTGAACTTGAATATTAAAGTTGTACATACAAAATgttcacattaaatatttttctatattatatatatatatatataggtattttcttagaatagttaaaaatgtaaatacctataaatagttAGTTAAATATGTAGTTAGTGCTTATAATctagtctaaatattttaataaatgtattgagtataataattgataatttaagtaaCAGTGGGATGTTTCAAGTTTCTAcagttaatactttttgaatatcattaaaacatttcataataaattacgattTTATGAATGAATAATATCCTAGTTTGTCgataattaaactttaaacttcatacataatattttcgcaataatactcaattattttttaataactctaGAAGTACCcacttattaaaacttttataacatttttaagctttatgaccaaacataaaaaatatcattataaaaataactgaaaattgtcaatatactttaaaaatcaggctatacatagaaaatagcaatataaatattaagttaaattttcatatacctatatctacTATCtatgataatagttatttgtttattccTTAATTACTAAGTAACGGTTGGTTTCTTGTCGTaactagattttttttctatcagataatatattaatatttaagccaGAATCAAGTTTTAATGCTCCAAAAAATTATGATCTGAAAAACCACATtgctttaataaaatcaataaattcatcaaactattcaaaatcaaaaaaaattatctcaaTGTAAAACCAATTATATTCTTTGCCCATTTTCATTCTACTTTAATACCCTATGCTATTGTCGTAATGGCGTgaattggataattttatggtagTGTAGACTCATAACTTTCTTTTTTTAGTACAAATAATCTTTTAAAGACAATGTTTCATAAGgttataaaatcatacaaatGCAGTATTTTTGTAGctgttttcttaaaattgtgttgacttttattcatattaaatttatattttattataatttataataatttataaataaaatgctcACACAGttacgtttatttaatttataaaagtaacgCACCaatgcaatttataaataataacagtataagtacttatttaaaaaaatatattaataataataattagtggaTAAAAGACGTCTGatagcaatattttatatcatatattattattaatacacattCTTGTTGGTTTTGGTGGTTACTGTTTACTGTTGAGCGTtggtttcttaaaataatattttcaaaattgttgttCCATTGCAATaatgttaacaataaaattatcattatttcatacgattatatagatagatgatatcaaatttatgttatttatatttataatcacgGCTGTCGgtgaataaaaaaacctaaaactcAGGAATATtcacgtatatgtatatattgtaaggTTTTCT includes the following:
- the LOC113552407 gene encoding LOW QUALITY PROTEIN: leucine-rich repeat extensin-like protein 3 (The sequence of the model RefSeq protein was modified relative to this genomic sequence to represent the inferred CDS: inserted 1 base in 1 codon), encoding MNTLRIITALVLTCFAKAQATPCDGFPSQYYGLGQSGYPPALPLPCPSPPPPFSLPLSLPFLPPSPPPCLPLPPLPLPLPFLPPPPPPYFLPPPCSPLPPLPLPLSCLPPPPPPCLPAPCLPAPALPPPCLPAPALPPPCLPPPVLPPPCLPAAPLPPCIPSPPISPAALAALLATLKAAAPFSPLATLPVPPPALPACAPAPTVATTLTVPAPAPQVIAPGPAPGPLIVQLPSVAGKSAPIVVPAGPAANLIVKLAQCPAPAPIILPGAAPGPIVINDGNVIKEQSITRAPAPDPNKIFFALPPPLPTPPVVLPPAPLPKVFFNPGLYVQKPDIVYQTPVGLPQXFLIPSPCPCPAPCYPPPGPCNLPPVLAKVPCVC
- the LOC113552408 gene encoding vegetative cell wall protein gp1-like; this encodes MKTFRIVFALALACLAKVEAGPCGTCGGYPFLPDPYLNFGLAPPPLPLPLPPPCLPLPPLPLPPPCLPLPPLPLPLPLPLPPPCLPLPPLPLPLPCLPPPCLPLPPLPLPLPLPPPCLPLPPLPLPLPCLPPPPPPCFLPPPCLPLPPLPLPLPLPLPPPCLPLPPLPLPLPCLPPPPPCFLPPPCLPLPPLPLPLPLPCLPPPPPPCFLPCVLPPCVPPPALIPVPLAPLPCFSIPPLCPPCPPLCPPCLPPPCYC